A DNA window from Dethiosulfovibrio faecalis contains the following coding sequences:
- a CDS encoding P1 family peptidase, whose amino-acid sequence MNREISINEIDGFLIGHDQDMQGATGVTVIICPQGASTGVDVRGGAPGTRETDLLNPTNLVDKAHAVMLAGGSAFGLDGASGIMRYLEEKGIGFDVEVTKVPIVCGAVLFDLTVGDWRARPDGEMGYRACLNASNRSCPRGNVGAGTGATVGKILGMERAVKGGLGTCAVQVGDVKIGAIVAVNCLGDVIDPSDGTVVAACRTDSGPGNTEDILSQSMGENKNLLAGNTTIGAILTNAELTKAQATKVASMAQNGYARTMRPAHTLFDGDTIFAMGTGEVQADVSSLGAIAARVMERAVIDGIRSARDLCGVPSATGK is encoded by the coding sequence ATGAACCGAGAGATAAGCATAAACGAAATAGACGGTTTTCTCATAGGACACGATCAGGATATGCAGGGAGCCACGGGAGTCACCGTGATCATATGTCCCCAGGGGGCCTCCACCGGCGTCGACGTCAGGGGAGGAGCTCCGGGAACCAGGGAGACGGACCTGCTGAACCCCACCAACCTGGTAGACAAGGCACATGCCGTCATGCTGGCGGGAGGAAGCGCGTTCGGACTGGACGGAGCCTCGGGCATCATGAGATACCTTGAGGAAAAGGGCATCGGTTTCGACGTAGAGGTTACCAAAGTTCCCATAGTCTGCGGAGCGGTCCTGTTCGACCTGACAGTGGGAGATTGGAGAGCTCGTCCCGACGGAGAGATGGGTTACAGAGCCTGTCTTAACGCCTCGAACCGAAGCTGCCCGAGAGGAAACGTAGGTGCCGGAACGGGAGCCACCGTAGGAAAGATACTCGGCATGGAAAGAGCCGTTAAAGGCGGTCTGGGAACTTGTGCCGTCCAGGTAGGGGACGTGAAGATAGGTGCCATAGTCGCGGTAAACTGTCTCGGAGACGTGATCGACCCATCTGACGGAACGGTCGTGGCCGCCTGCAGGACGGACTCGGGACCAGGTAACACTGAGGATATTTTAAGCCAGTCCATGGGAGAGAATAAAAACCTTCTCGCAGGCAACACCACCATAGGTGCCATACTGACGAACGCCGAGCTGACAAAAGCCCAGGCGACAAAGGTAGCGTCCATGGCCCAGAACGGATACGCCAGGACCATGAGACCTGCTCACACCCTTTTCGACGGAGACACCATATTCGCTATGGGAACCGGCGAGGTCCAGGCGGACGTCAGCTCCCTGGGAGCGATCGCGGCCAGGGTTATGGAGAGAGCCGTGATCGACGGAATCAGATCGGCCCGAGATCTTTGCGGAGTACCTTCAGCGACCGGAAAATAA
- a CDS encoding dihydrolipoyl dehydrogenase family protein codes for MIYDLVILGGGPGGYRAAELASREGFKIALVEKDRLGGTCLNRGCIPTKSYYSDVVGKLGPLDAMWEKKEKVVGKLRKGVSTLMNRSSVDVIEGEGRITDVSQDVKRLSVTTEKGEVVLESKRLLIAVGAMSRPLSFPGSDLEGIVGGDWAVTDRSLWDPFCENGAESVAVVGAGVIAVELAGILKEMGKEVTLLKHSDQILRRSDGEIKKKVKQLVKKRKIPTVDFFRIEKVVREDGRLIVQGEAQGESMQIGCDRLILAASMVPILKGYGLEESGIAFTDKGIEVDEFMETSVPGVFAVGDCTGGAMLAHLAEYQALSAVERMAGREYRINPDAIPSCIFFDPEIASVGLTEEEAAERGLDFVVGRVFFASNGMALAMDRSDGFVKVLADRESGRMLGVHIIGPEAATLISEAALAVDRGLTVKEVAYTVHPHPTLSECFKDSLFRILEEI; via the coding sequence ATGATTTACGATCTCGTTATCCTGGGAGGAGGGCCCGGTGGCTACAGAGCCGCCGAGCTCGCCTCCAGAGAGGGATTCAAGATTGCGCTGGTGGAGAAGGACCGACTGGGGGGAACCTGTCTCAACAGGGGTTGTATCCCGACTAAATCCTACTATTCCGACGTGGTCGGAAAGCTCGGTCCCCTGGATGCCATGTGGGAGAAAAAGGAGAAGGTGGTAGGTAAGCTCCGAAAGGGAGTTTCCACCCTTATGAATCGCTCCTCCGTCGACGTAATAGAGGGAGAGGGGCGGATAACGGACGTGTCCCAAGATGTCAAAAGGCTTTCCGTGACCACCGAAAAGGGCGAGGTCGTCCTGGAGTCCAAGAGGCTCTTGATCGCTGTGGGGGCGATGTCCCGGCCTTTGAGTTTTCCCGGAAGCGATCTTGAAGGGATCGTCGGAGGCGACTGGGCGGTCACGGACAGATCCCTCTGGGATCCTTTCTGCGAGAACGGGGCCGAATCGGTCGCCGTTGTAGGTGCCGGGGTCATTGCGGTCGAGCTTGCCGGCATATTGAAGGAGATGGGCAAGGAAGTGACTTTGCTCAAACACTCGGATCAGATCCTTCGACGCAGCGACGGCGAGATAAAGAAGAAGGTCAAACAACTGGTCAAAAAAAGGAAGATACCCACCGTGGATTTCTTCCGCATCGAAAAGGTCGTTCGAGAGGACGGCAGGCTGATCGTACAGGGAGAAGCCCAGGGTGAGTCGATGCAGATCGGTTGCGATAGGCTAATATTGGCGGCCAGCATGGTCCCGATCCTGAAGGGATACGGCCTGGAGGAGAGTGGCATAGCCTTTACCGATAAGGGTATAGAGGTTGACGAATTCATGGAGACCTCGGTACCGGGAGTCTTCGCCGTAGGGGACTGTACCGGAGGGGCGATGTTGGCTCACCTGGCGGAATATCAGGCTTTGTCTGCGGTGGAGCGCATGGCTGGCAGGGAATACAGGATAAACCCCGACGCAATTCCCTCCTGTATCTTCTTCGACCCCGAGATAGCTTCGGTAGGGCTCACCGAGGAGGAGGCCGCGGAGAGAGGTCTGGATTTCGTGGTGGGCAGGGTGTTCTTCGCCTCCAACGGTATGGCTCTGGCCATGGATCGTTCCGACGGATTCGTAAAGGTTCTGGCCGATCGTGAAAGCGGCAGGATGTTGGGCGTCCACATAATAGGTCCCGAGGCGGCCACTCTGATATCAGAGGCGGCGTTAGCGGTCGACAGAGGTTTGACCGTAAAAGAGGTGGCCTATACCGTCCACCCTCATCCTACCTTGAGCGAGTGTTTCAAGGACTCTCTCTTCAGGATACTCGAGGAGATTTGA
- a CDS encoding putative motility protein, whose product MDMGMVQSVSGMKQAETAVKVGFAVQKKAMDLAETQGQMLQEMMASMGLGGNLDIQA is encoded by the coding sequence ATGGATATGGGTATGGTTCAGAGCGTGTCCGGAATGAAGCAGGCGGAAACCGCCGTCAAGGTCGGTTTCGCCGTTCAGAAAAAGGCCATGGATCTTGCCGAGACCCAGGGGCAGATGCTCCAGGAGATGATGGCCTCCATGGGACTCGGAGGCAATCTGGATATCCAGGCCTAG